A single region of the Syntrophotaleaceae bacterium genome encodes:
- a CDS encoding TrpB-like pyridoxal phosphate-dependent enzyme — MQTKILLQDNQIPKRWYNVAADLPSAPEPIIHPQTMKPVGPEDLTPIFPMSLIEQEVSRERWIDIPEEVLKIYQLWRPSPMFRAHRLEAALKTPARIYYKYEGVSPAGSHKPNTAIAQAYYNKQAGIKRLATETGAGQWGCSLALANSYFGLETTVYMVRVSYEQKPYRKHLMELWGAHVIPSPSRVTEVGRKLLERDPDTSGSLGMAISEAVEDAATHGDTNYALGSVLNHVCLHQTVIGLEAIEQLKQVNDYPDVVVGCCGGGSNLAGLSFPFVRDKINGKQIRLVAVEPTSCPTLTKGAYAFDYGDTAKLTPIIKMYTLGHDFVPPGIHAGGLRYHGAGAQVSQLVHEGLLEAVALPQNACFEGAVLFARTEGIVPAPESSHAIRAAIDEAVKAREEGRERTILFNLSGHGHFDMTAYAAYLGGKLEDYVYPEEQITASLANLPVIS; from the coding sequence ATGCAGACCAAAATACTTCTTCAGGACAATCAGATCCCCAAACGCTGGTACAACGTGGCCGCCGACCTTCCAAGTGCCCCGGAGCCGATCATTCATCCCCAGACCATGAAACCGGTGGGACCGGAAGATCTGACCCCGATCTTTCCCATGTCGTTGATCGAGCAGGAAGTCAGCAGGGAGCGCTGGATCGACATCCCTGAGGAGGTGTTGAAGATTTATCAGTTGTGGCGCCCATCACCCATGTTCCGAGCCCACCGGCTTGAGGCGGCTCTCAAAACCCCCGCCCGGATCTACTATAAATATGAAGGGGTTTCGCCGGCCGGATCGCATAAGCCGAATACGGCCATTGCCCAGGCCTACTACAACAAGCAGGCCGGGATCAAACGGCTGGCCACGGAAACCGGTGCCGGCCAGTGGGGATGTTCCCTGGCGCTGGCCAATTCCTATTTCGGGCTGGAGACGACGGTCTACATGGTCCGGGTCAGCTATGAGCAGAAACCGTACCGGAAACATCTGATGGAGCTCTGGGGAGCCCACGTGATCCCCTCGCCAAGCCGTGTGACCGAGGTCGGGCGAAAGCTCCTGGAAAGGGACCCGGACACCTCCGGCTCCCTGGGAATGGCCATCAGCGAGGCGGTCGAGGATGCAGCGACCCACGGGGATACCAACTACGCCCTGGGCAGCGTGCTCAACCATGTCTGCCTGCATCAGACCGTGATCGGCCTGGAAGCGATCGAGCAGCTCAAGCAGGTGAACGATTACCCCGATGTCGTCGTCGGCTGCTGCGGCGGGGGCAGCAATCTGGCCGGACTCAGCTTCCCCTTTGTCCGGGACAAGATCAACGGCAAACAGATCCGCCTGGTGGCGGTGGAACCGACCTCCTGTCCGACCCTGACCAAGGGTGCCTACGCCTTCGATTACGGCGATACGGCCAAACTGACGCCGATCATCAAGATGTACACGCTCGGTCACGACTTCGTACCTCCAGGTATTCATGCCGGCGGGTTGCGCTATCATGGCGCCGGCGCCCAGGTGAGCCAGCTGGTTCACGAAGGACTTCTCGAGGCCGTGGCTCTGCCGCAAAATGCCTGCTTTGAGGGAGCGGTGCTCTTTGCCAGGACCGAGGGCATCGTTCCGGCGCCCGAGTCCTCCCATGCCATCCGCGCCGCCATCGACGAGGCGGTGAAGGCCAGGGAAGAAGGGCGGGAGCGAACAATTCTGTTCAATCTCAGCGGACATGGTCATTTCGACATGACCGCCTATGCCGCCTATCTTGGCGGCAAGCTGGAGGACTATGTCTATCCGGAGGAGCAGATTACCGCCTCCCTGGCCAATCTTCCGGTCATATCGTAA
- a CDS encoding phosphoribosylanthranilate isomerase — translation MPRVKICGITSREDALHAVDCGADALGLVFYTKSPRYLSPERARDIVGQLPPFVTAVGLFVNCPGEEILRTAVFCGLYTVQLHGDESPLECRLAPLQVLKALRVRDESSLGGLDDYPVGTVLLDAWSPAGYGGTGQTFNWQLAARAALNRRIILAGGLTAENVADAVRTVRPYAVDVSSGVESAPGQKDPRKVAAFIRNAKRAMES, via the coding sequence GTGCCCCGCGTTAAAATCTGCGGAATCACTTCGCGTGAGGATGCCCTGCATGCGGTCGATTGCGGTGCCGACGCCTTGGGGCTGGTCTTCTATACGAAAAGTCCGCGATATCTGAGTCCGGAGCGGGCGAGGGATATCGTAGGCCAACTGCCTCCCTTCGTCACCGCTGTCGGTCTGTTCGTCAATTGTCCGGGGGAGGAGATTCTTCGGACCGCTGTCTTCTGCGGTCTGTACACGGTGCAGCTGCACGGGGACGAGTCGCCGCTGGAGTGCCGCTTGGCACCTCTGCAGGTCCTGAAAGCCCTGCGGGTCCGGGACGAATCGAGTCTCGGCGGCCTCGACGACTACCCGGTCGGGACGGTGCTGCTCGATGCCTGGTCCCCTGCCGGCTACGGCGGCACAGGCCAAACCTTCAACTGGCAGCTGGCTGCCCGGGCCGCTCTGAACCGGCGCATCATCCTTGCTGGTGGCCTGACCGCGGAGAATGTGGCGGATGCCGTCCGCACCGTTCGCCCCTATGCGGTGGATGTTTCCAGCGGTGTGGAAAGCGCCCCCGGCCAAAAAGACCCCCGGAAAGTGGCGGCTTTCATTCGCAACGCCAAACGTGCCATGGAGTCATGA
- the trpC gene encoding indole-3-glycerol phosphate synthase TrpC: MILDKILQHKLREVELARQQTPLPVLSERLTGLPAPRGFASALYRQAETGTAIIAEVKKGSPSKGLIRADFDAVDIALRYQDGGAACLSVLTDREFFMGDIAYLQRIAQAVTLPLLRKDFILDPYQLVEARVFGADAVLLIAAALDQAQLTDLAATAAELGLDVLLEVHDAEELERALRLPVRLIGINNRDLRTFHTDLGVTERLLPLIPPDRLVVSESGLRNRGDILRLRQAGARAFLIGESLMREDRFEDKLNELLGNRH, encoded by the coding sequence GTGATTCTAGATAAAATTCTGCAGCACAAACTGAGGGAGGTGGAACTCGCCAGGCAGCAAACCCCCCTGCCGGTTCTTTCCGAACGGCTGACCGGACTTCCTGCACCGCGCGGTTTCGCCTCCGCCCTGTACCGCCAGGCGGAGACGGGAACCGCAATTATTGCCGAGGTGAAAAAGGGATCCCCCTCCAAGGGGCTGATCAGGGCCGACTTCGATGCGGTGGACATCGCCCTGCGCTATCAGGACGGCGGCGCCGCCTGTCTGTCGGTACTGACTGACCGGGAATTCTTCATGGGCGATATCGCTTATCTGCAACGGATCGCCCAGGCCGTGACTCTGCCTCTGCTTCGCAAGGATTTTATCCTGGATCCCTACCAGCTGGTGGAGGCGAGAGTTTTCGGCGCCGATGCGGTGCTGCTGATCGCTGCCGCCCTCGACCAGGCCCAACTCACGGATCTGGCTGCAACAGCGGCCGAACTGGGATTGGACGTGCTGCTCGAGGTGCACGACGCCGAGGAGTTGGAGCGAGCCTTGCGGCTTCCGGTCCGGCTGATCGGCATCAACAACCGCGATCTCAGAACTTTTCATACCGATCTGGGCGTCACTGAACGCCTCCTGCCCCTGATTCCACCTGACCGGCTGGTGGTTTCGGAGAGCGGTCTGCGAAACCGGGGGGACATTCTCCGGTTGCGTCAGGCCGGGGCCCGGGCCTTTTTGATCGGTGAAAGTCTGATGCGGGAAGATCGCTTCGAGGACAAGTTGAACGAATTGTTGGGAAACAGGCACTGA
- a CDS encoding DEAD/DEAH box helicase — MKFSELKLPDPVRQGIEAVGFTELTPVQEEAIPLALSGKDVAAQAQTGTGKTAAFLISLFSRLLQHPGETTDNPRALILAPTRELVVQIWEDAKGLGKFCPFKLQPIFGGLDYEKQRQALREGVDIIIATPGRLIDYARQNVFKFNRIEALVIDEADRMFDMGFIKDLRFILRKLPPFEKRQTMLFSATLSGRVLELAYEFMNLAEKVSIAPDQITAERVEQILYHVGRREKFALLLGLLKKEPEPRRVLLFVNTKREAEHLTGRLKVNDFSAEVISGDIPQKKRMRILNEFKEGRINYLVGTDVASRGIHVEDVTHVVNYDLPQDPEDYVHRIGRTARAGASGKAISFADEDTAYYLSDIEGYVGFRIPSQFAEEEDFCNAYKRYVPRKKAPVKEAERPAGKGRRPSSRRSSRNKGRRKPTGDKPGN; from the coding sequence ATGAAATTCAGCGAATTGAAGCTTCCCGATCCGGTCCGGCAGGGGATCGAGGCTGTCGGCTTTACCGAATTGACGCCGGTTCAGGAAGAGGCGATTCCCCTGGCGCTGTCAGGTAAGGACGTTGCCGCCCAAGCCCAGACAGGCACCGGCAAAACCGCCGCCTTTCTGATTTCCCTTTTCAGCCGGTTGTTGCAGCACCCCGGGGAGACCACTGACAATCCCCGTGCCCTGATCCTCGCGCCGACCCGTGAACTGGTCGTGCAGATTTGGGAGGATGCGAAGGGTCTGGGAAAATTCTGCCCTTTCAAACTGCAGCCGATCTTCGGCGGGCTCGATTACGAAAAGCAACGCCAGGCCCTCAGGGAGGGCGTGGACATCATCATCGCCACCCCTGGTCGATTGATCGATTACGCCAGACAGAACGTGTTCAAGTTCAACCGCATCGAGGCCCTGGTCATCGATGAGGCCGACCGCATGTTCGACATGGGGTTCATCAAGGACCTGCGCTTCATCCTGCGCAAACTGCCCCCCTTCGAGAAACGGCAGACCATGCTGTTTTCCGCCACTCTGTCCGGCCGGGTCCTGGAACTGGCTTATGAATTCATGAATCTTGCGGAAAAGGTCAGCATTGCACCCGACCAGATTACCGCCGAACGGGTGGAGCAGATCCTGTACCATGTTGGCCGCCGGGAAAAATTCGCTCTGCTGCTCGGTCTGCTGAAGAAGGAACCGGAGCCTCGCCGGGTTCTGCTGTTCGTCAATACCAAGCGGGAAGCCGAGCACCTGACCGGCAGACTCAAAGTGAATGATTTCAGTGCGGAAGTGATCTCCGGGGACATCCCGCAGAAAAAACGGATGCGGATCCTGAATGAATTCAAGGAAGGGCGAATCAACTACCTGGTTGGCACCGACGTTGCTTCGAGGGGAATTCATGTGGAGGATGTGACCCACGTTGTCAACTACGATCTCCCCCAGGATCCCGAAGACTATGTGCATCGTATCGGCCGCACCGCCCGGGCCGGGGCCAGCGGCAAGGCGATCAGTTTCGCCGATGAGGATACAGCCTATTATCTGAGTGATATCGAAGGATATGTCGGTTTCCGCATCCCTTCCCAATTCGCCGAGGAAGAGGATTTCTGCAACGCTTACAAGCGCTACGTCCCCCGGAAGAAGGCGCCCGTCAAGGAAGCCGAACGGCCTGCCGGCAAAGGGCGGCGACCCTCTTCACGGCGTTCCTCCAGAAACAAAGGGCGCCGGAAGCCCACCGGGGACAAGCCGGGTAATTAA
- a CDS encoding aminodeoxychorismate/anthranilate synthase component II has protein sequence MLLMIDNYDSFTYNLVQYFQELGEEVRVYRNDKITVAGISAINPRRLVVSPGPCSPKEAGISVEVIRELGGQLPILGVCLGHQSMGYAFGGRIIRAASLMHGKTSPIHHNGQDIFRNLANPFDATRYHSLVVERSTLPEVFEITAWTDDGEIMGMRHRELPMWGVQFHPESILTLEGKKLLKNFLDLT, from the coding sequence ATGCTGCTGATGATCGACAACTACGACTCCTTCACCTATAACCTGGTTCAGTATTTCCAGGAACTGGGGGAGGAAGTGCGGGTTTACCGCAACGACAAGATTACCGTCGCTGGAATTTCCGCTATAAATCCACGCCGGCTGGTGGTCTCTCCCGGGCCATGTTCGCCAAAGGAGGCCGGGATTTCAGTGGAGGTCATCCGGGAGCTCGGCGGCCAACTTCCGATTCTCGGCGTCTGTCTCGGGCATCAGTCCATGGGGTATGCCTTTGGCGGCCGCATCATCCGTGCCGCCTCCCTGATGCACGGCAAGACCAGCCCCATTCATCACAATGGACAGGACATTTTCCGCAATCTTGCCAATCCCTTCGATGCGACCCGCTACCATTCCCTGGTTGTTGAACGCTCAACCCTGCCCGAGGTTTTCGAAATCACCGCCTGGACCGATGACGGAGAGATCATGGGTATGCGCCATCGCGAGTTGCCGATGTGGGGAGTGCAGTTTCATCCCGAGTCCATCCTGACCCTGGAAGGGAAGAAACTGCTGAAAAATTTTCTGGATCTGACCTGA
- the trpD gene encoding anthranilate phosphoribosyltransferase, which yields MIKEAIARLVELQDLSEAMMIDVFDQIMGGEATPAQIGAFIVALRMKGETVEEITGAARVMRARVTPVRCSRVLDLDREDINLDRETILDTCGTGGSGTKSFNISTTVAFVVAACGIKVAKHGNRSISSSCGSADVLEELGVNLNVTVERVEQCLSELGIGFLYAPALHGAMRHAIGPRKEIGVRTIFNILGPLTNPAGADRQVLGVYREELVETLAQVLVRLGCQRGFVVHGMDGMDEVTLSAPTRVAEIDGQQVRLFTVEPEDFGLKRCRLADLQGGDAAQNAAIVRAVLGGKTGPRRDVVVLNTAFALVAAGKAPDLPSAIRQAENSIDSGSAIRKLEDLVRITNQ from the coding sequence ATGATCAAGGAGGCGATCGCCCGGCTCGTCGAGTTGCAGGATCTGAGTGAAGCCATGATGATCGATGTTTTCGACCAGATCATGGGCGGTGAGGCAACCCCGGCCCAGATCGGGGCTTTCATCGTGGCATTACGGATGAAGGGCGAAACGGTGGAGGAGATTACCGGCGCCGCCCGGGTCATGCGGGCGCGGGTCACTCCCGTGCGTTGCAGCCGGGTGCTCGATCTTGACCGGGAAGATATCAACCTGGACAGGGAAACGATTCTCGATACCTGCGGCACCGGCGGTTCCGGCACCAAGAGCTTCAACATCTCCACAACGGTGGCGTTTGTGGTGGCGGCCTGCGGGATCAAGGTGGCCAAACACGGCAACCGCAGCATTTCCTCCTCCTGCGGCAGCGCCGACGTGCTGGAGGAACTGGGCGTCAATCTGAACGTGACCGTCGAGCGGGTCGAGCAGTGCCTGTCGGAGCTGGGCATCGGCTTTCTCTACGCACCGGCACTGCACGGCGCCATGCGGCATGCCATAGGTCCGCGCAAGGAGATAGGGGTCCGGACCATCTTCAATATTCTCGGTCCGCTGACAAATCCTGCCGGAGCCGATCGTCAGGTGCTCGGGGTCTACCGGGAGGAACTGGTCGAAACCCTCGCTCAGGTACTGGTCCGTCTTGGATGTCAGAGGGGTTTTGTGGTGCATGGAATGGACGGCATGGATGAGGTGACCCTATCGGCCCCGACGCGGGTGGCGGAAATCGACGGGCAGCAGGTCAGACTTTTCACGGTGGAGCCTGAGGATTTCGGTCTGAAACGCTGCCGTCTGGCCGACCTGCAGGGAGGCGATGCAGCGCAGAACGCCGCCATTGTCAGGGCAGTTCTGGGGGGGAAGACAGGTCCCCGCCGGGATGTTGTGGTGCTGAACACCGCGTTTGCCCTGGTTGCTGCGGGCAAAGCACCTGATCTGCCCTCTGCGATTCGACAGGCCGAAAACAGTATTGATTCGGGGTCCGCGATCAGGAAACTCGAAGACCTCGTCAGGATAACCAACCAGTGA
- the trpE gene encoding anthranilate synthase component I — translation MYFPSLEQFQQHAQKGNLIPVYREVLADMETPVSAFRKIDDGQTSFLLESISGGEKWARFSFLGSGAGKIFRCKGDHFEVLENGQVVESGQSRDPLEILKGIMSRFQPVEIEGLPRFFGGMVGYFGYDMVRFMEVLPSQAPSAIGTFDACFLLTENLIIFDNMRQKIKVVCNVELREGADPDTAYQKGVSAIDELIAKLRRPVCPDSPPIRLGTAEEFSSNFSRTDFESAVERCKEYVRAGDIIQVVLSQRFSGRLGADPFDVYRALRTLNPSPYMFFLRFGETLVIGASPEVLVRKEDAEVTVRPIAGTRPRGHSTEEDLRLEEELLTDPKECAEHIMLVDLGRNDLGRVCRTGSVEVTDLMVTERYSHVMHIVSNVRGLLPPGVDAFDVLRATFPAGTLSGAPKIRAMEIIDELEPCKREIYGGAVGYFSFSGNMDMAIAIRTLVVQGDRIFLQAGAGIVADSDPSAEYQETINKARGVMKAVEMARKGLD, via the coding sequence ATGTATTTCCCCTCTTTAGAACAATTTCAACAGCATGCCCAAAAGGGCAATCTCATCCCCGTGTATCGCGAGGTTCTCGCCGATATGGAGACGCCTGTCTCCGCTTTCAGGAAGATTGATGACGGCCAGACCTCTTTTCTCCTGGAAAGTATCTCCGGAGGAGAAAAATGGGCACGCTTCTCCTTCCTCGGCAGCGGGGCCGGCAAAATCTTCCGTTGCAAGGGTGACCACTTCGAGGTTCTGGAAAACGGGCAGGTTGTCGAAAGCGGGCAAAGTCGGGATCCTTTGGAGATACTCAAGGGGATCATGAGCAGGTTCCAGCCTGTCGAAATCGAAGGACTCCCCCGTTTTTTTGGCGGGATGGTCGGCTATTTCGGTTACGACATGGTCCGGTTTATGGAGGTCTTGCCCAGCCAAGCCCCTTCCGCTATCGGAACTTTTGATGCCTGCTTCCTGTTGACCGAAAACCTGATCATCTTTGACAACATGCGGCAGAAAATAAAAGTGGTCTGCAACGTCGAGCTCCGCGAAGGGGCCGATCCCGACACCGCCTATCAAAAGGGGGTGTCGGCTATCGACGAGTTGATCGCCAAGCTGCGCCGTCCTGTCTGTCCCGACAGCCCGCCCATCAGGCTTGGAACCGCAGAGGAGTTTTCCTCCAATTTCTCCCGCACCGACTTTGAGAGCGCCGTAGAGCGTTGCAAGGAATATGTGCGGGCGGGAGACATCATCCAAGTGGTTCTGTCGCAGAGGTTTTCCGGTCGGCTGGGAGCCGATCCCTTCGATGTTTATCGGGCTCTGCGTACTCTCAACCCCTCCCCGTACATGTTCTTTCTCCGTTTTGGAGAAACCCTGGTCATCGGTGCCTCCCCCGAAGTGCTGGTTCGCAAGGAGGATGCTGAAGTGACGGTGCGACCCATTGCCGGAACCCGCCCCCGCGGGCACAGCACCGAGGAGGACCTTCGACTGGAGGAGGAGCTTCTCACCGATCCCAAGGAGTGTGCCGAACATATCATGCTGGTGGATCTCGGCCGGAACGACCTCGGCCGCGTCTGCCGTACAGGCAGCGTCGAAGTGACCGATCTGATGGTCACCGAGCGATACTCCCACGTTATGCACATCGTCTCCAATGTCCGGGGCCTGCTTCCTCCCGGTGTCGACGCTTTCGACGTTCTGCGCGCCACCTTTCCCGCCGGAACCCTGAGCGGCGCCCCGAAAATCCGGGCGATGGAAATCATCGACGAGCTGGAGCCCTGTAAACGGGAAATCTACGGCGGTGCCGTCGGGTATTTCTCTTTTTCCGGCAACATGGACATGGCCATCGCCATTCGCACCCTGGTGGTGCAGGGTGATCGGATTTTTCTGCAGGCGGGGGCCGGCATTGTCGCCGACTCGGACCCCTCCGCGGAATACCAGGAGACCATCAACAAGGCCCGGGGGGTCATGAAAGCAGTGGAAATGGCACGAAAGGGGCTGGATTGA
- the trpB gene encoding tryptophan synthase subunit beta, which produces MYQFPDDNGHFGQFGGRYVAETLMPALLELDAAYKQAKSDPVFQEEFDYYLKDYVGRPSPLYFARRLSEHLGGARIYLKREDLNHTGAHKVNNTVGQALLARRMGKKRVIAETGAGQHGVATATVAALFGMTCDVFMGTEDIRRQALNVFRMKLLGATVTGVTSGTATLKDAMNEAIRQWVTRVRDTFYIIGTVAGPHPYPAMVRDFQSVIGRETRQQILQAEGRLPDVAVACIGGGSNAMGLFYPFLEEKRVRLIGVEAAGLGVETGKHAASIGAGRVGVLHGNKTFLLQDGEGQIEHAHSISAGLDYPGVGPEHSHLHAIGRAEYVSIRDDEALEAFRLLTEMEGIIPALESSHAVAHVMKLAPTLPKDSIIVVCLSGRGDKDIHTVAEAMNVELN; this is translated from the coding sequence ATGTATCAATTTCCCGATGATAACGGGCATTTCGGACAGTTTGGCGGCCGCTATGTCGCCGAGACTCTGATGCCCGCCCTCCTCGAGCTGGATGCAGCCTATAAGCAGGCCAAATCAGATCCGGTCTTTCAAGAGGAATTCGACTATTATTTAAAGGATTATGTCGGCCGGCCGAGCCCCCTTTACTTCGCTCGTCGTCTGTCCGAACACCTTGGCGGGGCACGCATCTATCTGAAGCGCGAGGATCTCAACCATACCGGGGCCCACAAGGTCAACAACACGGTCGGCCAGGCCCTGCTGGCCCGGCGCATGGGGAAAAAACGGGTGATTGCCGAGACCGGAGCCGGTCAGCACGGCGTGGCCACGGCCACGGTGGCCGCTCTGTTCGGCATGACGTGCGATGTCTTCATGGGAACGGAGGACATCCGCCGCCAAGCCCTCAACGTCTTTCGCATGAAGCTGCTCGGGGCAACCGTCACCGGTGTCACCAGCGGCACCGCGACGCTGAAGGACGCCATGAACGAGGCCATTCGCCAATGGGTGACCAGAGTCCGCGACACCTTCTATATCATCGGCACCGTCGCCGGTCCCCACCCTTATCCGGCCATGGTCAGGGATTTTCAATCGGTCATCGGCCGTGAAACCCGGCAGCAGATCCTGCAGGCCGAAGGGCGGCTTCCCGACGTGGCTGTGGCCTGCATCGGCGGGGGCTCCAATGCCATGGGATTGTTCTACCCATTTCTGGAAGAGAAGAGGGTTCGGCTGATCGGCGTCGAAGCCGCCGGCCTCGGCGTGGAAACCGGCAAGCATGCCGCCAGTATCGGCGCCGGGCGGGTGGGGGTGCTGCATGGGAACAAGACCTTTCTGCTGCAGGACGGGGAAGGTCAGATTGAACATGCCCACTCGATTTCCGCAGGGCTCGACTATCCCGGAGTCGGACCGGAACACTCCCATCTCCATGCGATCGGCAGGGCCGAATATGTGTCCATCAGGGACGACGAGGCTTTGGAGGCTTTCCGCCTGCTGACGGAGATGGAAGGGATCATCCCGGCGCTGGAAAGCTCCCATGCCGTAGCCCATGTCATGAAGCTCGCCCCGACTCTGCCGAAGGATTCGATTATTGTCGTCTGCCTTTCCGGCCGGGGCGACAAGGACATCCATACCGTGGCGGAAGCCATGAATGTGGAACTGAACTGA